The following are encoded together in the Bradymonas sediminis genome:
- a CDS encoding helix-turn-helix transcriptional regulator: MDQIDPKTWLALMRLCGELHEIGVAQVDAAIEHLQFELGKILDCEHFWLIAAGREPDGAPVPVFRESSGVDSARRDAIAADWMASTPNIFEDVLLKNVTRYMGKPGALCQTPERFDPLVWRKSVLRDLFCETGITSRLTANQPVGESFDLTFGFDRIGRSEPFSVRDCQVLRVMLEHLGPLARSFGQQRGFLPGLKVLSPRERSVLRYLLGPLSEKEIAHELNLSTGWLHQVVVSIYRKLNVRSRPELMSIWLSHQP; encoded by the coding sequence ATGGACCAGATCGACCCCAAAACCTGGCTGGCCTTGATGCGCCTGTGCGGCGAGCTCCACGAGATCGGCGTGGCGCAGGTCGACGCGGCCATCGAGCACCTGCAATTTGAGTTGGGCAAGATCTTAGACTGCGAGCATTTCTGGCTCATCGCGGCCGGACGCGAGCCGGATGGGGCGCCGGTGCCAGTCTTTCGCGAGTCCAGCGGCGTCGATAGCGCGCGGCGCGACGCGATCGCGGCCGATTGGATGGCCAGTACGCCCAATATCTTCGAGGACGTGCTGCTCAAAAATGTCACGCGCTATATGGGGAAACCTGGCGCGCTTTGCCAGACGCCCGAGCGTTTTGACCCCCTGGTCTGGCGCAAGTCGGTGCTGCGCGACCTCTTCTGCGAAACCGGCATCACCTCAAGGCTCACCGCCAATCAGCCGGTAGGCGAGTCGTTTGACCTGACCTTTGGTTTTGATCGGATCGGTCGAAGCGAGCCTTTTAGCGTGCGCGACTGCCAGGTTCTGCGCGTGATGCTGGAGCATCTGGGGCCGCTGGCGCGCTCTTTTGGGCAGCAGCGCGGGTTTTTGCCGGGCCTCAAGGTGCTGTCGCCGCGCGAGCGCAGCGTGCTGCGCTACCTGCTCGGGCCGCTCTCCGAAAAAGAGATCGCCCATGAACTTAATCTCAGCACCGGCTGGCTGCATCAGGTGGTGGTGTCGATTTACCGAAAGCTCAATGTGCGAAGCCGGCCCGAGTTGATGTCGATATGGCTTTCTCACCAGCCTTAG
- a CDS encoding OmpP1/FadL family transporter: MNLSTSRPRQALKFVGLFALVGLAASLSLLPAAPAEAAGFYLPGRGVRPLGRAGAFVASGQGNLNSLWYNPANLTLTDGMQLTVDVGLIDLSADFARAPRTDENGEEFSYGKVSNEAWPQASPQVLIGGPTGVEGLSWAAGFYAPYMSGVTYPENGPQRYTMVSNTGSLLAFFHAALAYEVGDAFRIGAGVQNAIASFRLVSVTSGYTGLHGRPEDRDLDILSKVEMSDYFIPTGNLGLWVKLGQNFEAAMSVQGPVTVDDADARLTVRMPTSPEFDNARLSNNSISAKMKIPPVLRVGLRFVTEPLDVELAAVWEGWSSFDEIGASPNDVEVDGVPGIGSIPVGPLSIPQNGRDTYSLRLGGDYRLNPDLSLRAGLGFETGAIPDEYYSVFLPESDKYSLAAGLTWAFSEWELDFGVAYYHYADKRITNSKVRQINPTDTDQKLATIVGNGEYSARYLVVGLGVNYAFGQ; this comes from the coding sequence ATGAATTTGTCGACATCGCGACCGCGTCAAGCCCTTAAATTTGTTGGGCTTTTCGCGCTAGTTGGACTCGCCGCAAGCCTCTCCCTGCTGCCCGCGGCGCCCGCGGAGGCGGCCGGGTTTTATCTGCCCGGGCGCGGCGTGCGCCCGCTGGGGCGCGCGGGCGCGTTCGTGGCCAGCGGCCAGGGCAACCTCAATAGCCTCTGGTATAATCCGGCCAATCTCACGCTCACCGACGGCATGCAGCTCACCGTCGACGTCGGGCTGATCGACCTGAGCGCCGACTTCGCCCGCGCCCCGCGCACCGACGAAAATGGCGAGGAGTTCAGCTATGGGAAGGTGTCCAATGAGGCGTGGCCCCAGGCGAGCCCGCAGGTCTTGATCGGCGGGCCCACCGGGGTCGAGGGCTTGAGCTGGGCGGCCGGGTTTTACGCGCCCTATATGAGCGGCGTGACCTACCCGGAGAACGGCCCGCAGCGCTACACGATGGTCAGCAATACCGGCTCGCTGCTGGCGTTTTTCCACGCCGCGCTGGCCTACGAGGTGGGCGATGCGTTCCGGATCGGCGCGGGCGTTCAAAACGCGATCGCCTCGTTTCGGCTCGTCAGCGTCACCTCGGGTTACACCGGGTTGCACGGGCGCCCCGAGGACCGCGACCTCGACATCTTGAGCAAGGTCGAGATGTCCGATTATTTTATCCCCACCGGAAACCTGGGTCTGTGGGTGAAATTGGGCCAAAATTTCGAGGCCGCCATGTCGGTGCAGGGGCCGGTGACCGTCGATGACGCCGACGCCAGGCTCACCGTGCGGATGCCGACGAGCCCGGAGTTCGACAACGCCCGGCTCAGCAATAATAGCATCAGCGCCAAGATGAAGATCCCGCCGGTGTTGCGCGTGGGCCTTCGCTTCGTGACCGAGCCGCTCGACGTCGAGCTGGCGGCGGTGTGGGAGGGGTGGTCGAGCTTTGACGAGATCGGCGCGTCGCCCAACGACGTCGAGGTCGACGGGGTGCCGGGCATCGGCTCGATCCCGGTGGGGCCGCTGAGCATCCCGCAGAACGGGCGAGACACCTATTCGCTGCGCCTGGGCGGCGACTACCGCCTCAACCCCGACCTGTCGCTGCGCGCCGGGCTGGGCTTTGAGACCGGCGCCATCCCCGACGAATATTATAGCGTCTTTTTGCCCGAGTCCGACAAATATAGCCTGGCCGCGGGGCTGACCTGGGCGTTTTCGGAGTGGGAACTCGACTTCGGCGTCGCCTATTATCACTACGCCGACAAGCGTATTACCAACTCCAAGGTCCGCCAGATCAACCCGACCGACACCGACCAGAAGCTGGCGACCATCGTGGGAAATGGCGAGTATTCGGCGCGTTATTTGGTGGTCGGGCTGGGCGTCAATTATGCGTTTGGGCAGTGA
- a CDS encoding Smr/MutS family protein: MSKKKSDKSPFAGLLAEKLKALDLDLKESPPEADKPAAHSDKHREKRAAERDAYFDSIAPDPDDTPPLSDAELFEKSIREMAPEDVYRKKSAPAHTLASKLGAARGARYDATDASNRQAPKDAAPTDTPAEDAQPEATRPLTDAELFKMSVQGIAPEDIYRGKFAGEGPKLPPPQEDRAPAPTPTKPAGKLTKRQRRQAEEDARLAEEYAREAVGQAREMRLFEKTVGKVDKVMRSDKYRLPSEPDPVKDAERRTAPAVYSSESPESLITPPLPKSGEGLHKVGAFDPAQRDLYDRYKKRSRQHEVPELNVRGDVVEDALRQVELFVHLQCKEKRRFVRIIHGRGLQSDGLPVLKPAILHWLEGPGFRYVRGYVPERNSAGDYGSLIVELEREA; this comes from the coding sequence ATGAGTAAGAAAAAATCCGATAAATCTCCCTTCGCCGGGCTGCTGGCCGAAAAACTAAAAGCGCTCGATCTGGACCTCAAAGAATCCCCCCCCGAGGCCGATAAACCGGCGGCTCACTCGGATAAACACCGAGAAAAAAGAGCCGCCGAGCGCGACGCTTATTTCGACTCGATTGCCCCCGACCCCGACGACACCCCGCCTCTGAGCGACGCCGAACTCTTCGAGAAGTCCATCCGCGAGATGGCGCCCGAAGACGTGTATCGCAAGAAGAGTGCGCCGGCGCATACGCTTGCCTCCAAGCTTGGCGCGGCGCGCGGCGCCCGCTACGACGCCACGGACGCCTCAAATCGCCAGGCCCCCAAAGACGCGGCGCCGACGGACACACCCGCCGAAGACGCGCAACCCGAAGCGACCCGGCCGCTGACCGACGCCGAACTCTTCAAGATGTCGGTCCAGGGGATCGCCCCGGAGGATATCTATCGTGGGAAATTCGCCGGTGAGGGGCCCAAATTACCGCCCCCCCAGGAAGACCGCGCCCCGGCCCCAACGCCCACCAAACCCGCCGGCAAGCTGACCAAAAGACAGCGCCGCCAGGCCGAAGAAGACGCGCGACTCGCCGAGGAATACGCCCGCGAAGCGGTCGGCCAGGCCCGCGAGATGCGCCTCTTCGAGAAGACCGTGGGCAAGGTCGATAAGGTCATGCGCAGCGATAAATACCGCCTGCCCTCAGAGCCCGACCCGGTCAAAGACGCCGAGCGGCGCACCGCGCCTGCGGTCTATTCGAGCGAATCTCCGGAGTCGCTGATCACCCCGCCGCTGCCCAAATCCGGCGAGGGGCTCCACAAAGTCGGCGCCTTCGATCCCGCCCAGCGCGACCTCTACGACCGCTATAAAAAGCGCTCGCGCCAGCACGAGGTCCCCGAGCTCAACGTGCGCGGCGACGTCGTCGAGGACGCCCTGCGCCAGGTCGAATTATTTGTGCATCTTCAATGCAAGGAGAAGCGCCGCTTCGTGCGCATCATTCACGGGCGCGGCCTGCAATCCGACGGGCTCCCCGTGCTCAAGCCGGCGATCTTGCATTGGCTCGAAGGCCCCGGATTTCGCTACGTGCGCGGGTATGTGCCCGAGCGAAATAGCGCCGGGGACTATGGAAGTCTCATCGTAGAATTGGAGCGAGAAGCATGA
- the mog gene encoding molybdopterin adenylyltransferase, with amino-acid sequence MTHSSLKVGIVTVSDRASRGEYEDRGGPAIRDWLDRAITSDWNAEVRLVPDELPTLAQTLRELVDEAGCQLVLTTGGTGPAARDITPEATLEVADKVLDGFGEKMRAISLQYVPTAILSRQVGVIRKQALIVNLPGNPKAVAEILDELFEVIPYTIELLEGPRIQCDPEVVVPFRPKHAK; translated from the coding sequence ATGACACACAGCAGCCTAAAAGTTGGCATTGTGACGGTGAGCGACCGCGCCTCGCGCGGCGAGTATGAGGACCGCGGCGGCCCCGCCATTCGCGACTGGCTGGACCGGGCGATCACGAGCGATTGGAACGCCGAGGTCCGCCTGGTCCCCGACGAATTGCCGACCCTCGCCCAGACCCTGCGCGAGCTGGTCGATGAGGCCGGCTGCCAGCTCGTGCTGACCACCGGCGGCACCGGCCCCGCCGCCCGCGACATCACCCCCGAGGCTACCCTCGAGGTCGCCGACAAGGTGCTCGACGGCTTCGGCGAAAAGATGCGCGCCATCAGCCTGCAATATGTGCCCACCGCGATCTTGTCGCGCCAGGTCGGCGTCATCCGCAAGCAGGCGCTCATCGTGAACCTGCCGGGCAACCCGAAGGCCGTCGCAGAAATCCTCGACGAGCTCTTCGAGGTCATCCCCTACACCATCGAGTTGCTCGAAGGACCGCGCATTCAATGCGACCCCGAGGTAGTCGTCCCATTTCGGCCTAAACACGCGAAATAG
- a CDS encoding patatin-like phospholipase family protein produces MPSPKRAIVLSGGGARGAYEAGVLRYIVEELPKDLGHPVRFDVICGTSVGAINSAWLAATIDEPAFCVQRLWYLWRTLEFPEVMRPSLSSMWKMLRSLVSREISDADLEDPHHGGLLYASFFRDLIERELPIDNIQRNLGRGLIDALTVSTTNIVTGQTTVFAQTARSELPPWTRDPRRVAIGGPITADKILASAAIPFVFPPVKIGKHWFCDGGIRQNTPLSPALRLDADRVLVISLLSDSRTDYPDPFDPSDDAVDHAFPPPAMMLGKLLDAVLLDPIDYDLAVLKRINGILRQGAELQGALNEVIRTHRGQPYRIVEPLLLRPSQDLGRIAQEFAAQVPESFWGSRLMAAICAPAANRAYEDNDLMSFLLFDGGYTGQLLDMGYSDAKESHDELLTFFQD; encoded by the coding sequence ATGCCCTCACCCAAACGCGCCATTGTATTGTCGGGAGGCGGGGCACGCGGCGCCTACGAGGCGGGCGTGCTGCGCTATATCGTCGAGGAATTGCCCAAAGACCTGGGGCACCCGGTGCGCTTTGACGTCATCTGCGGCACCAGCGTCGGGGCCATCAACTCGGCCTGGTTGGCCGCCACGATCGACGAGCCCGCGTTCTGCGTCCAACGCCTCTGGTATCTGTGGCGCACCCTCGAATTCCCCGAAGTCATGCGGCCGTCGCTGAGCAGCATGTGGAAGATGCTGCGCAGCCTGGTCAGCCGGGAGATAAGCGACGCAGACCTCGAAGATCCCCACCACGGCGGCCTGCTCTACGCGAGTTTTTTCCGCGATCTCATCGAGCGCGAGCTGCCCATCGACAATATCCAGCGCAACCTGGGCCGCGGCCTCATCGACGCGCTGACCGTCTCCACCACCAATATCGTCACCGGCCAAACCACGGTCTTTGCCCAGACCGCGCGAAGCGAGCTTCCGCCCTGGACCCGCGACCCGCGCCGCGTCGCCATCGGCGGGCCCATCACTGCCGATAAGATCCTGGCCAGCGCCGCGATTCCCTTTGTTTTTCCGCCGGTTAAGATCGGAAAGCATTGGTTTTGCGACGGCGGCATCCGCCAGAACACCCCGCTTTCGCCGGCGCTTCGCCTGGACGCCGACCGGGTGCTCGTCATCTCGTTGCTCAGCGATTCGCGCACCGACTATCCCGACCCTTTTGACCCGTCCGACGACGCCGTCGACCACGCGTTCCCGCCGCCGGCGATGATGCTCGGAAAATTGCTCGACGCCGTGCTGCTCGACCCCATCGACTATGACCTCGCCGTGCTCAAACGCATCAACGGAATCCTTCGCCAGGGCGCGGAATTACAGGGCGCGCTCAACGAGGTCATTCGGACTCACCGCGGCCAGCCCTACCGGATCGTCGAGCCGCTCTTGCTGCGCCCCAGCCAGGACCTCGGCCGCATCGCCCAGGAGTTCGCCGCCCAGGTTCCCGAGAGCTTCTGGGGCTCGCGCCTGATGGCGGCGATCTGCGCCCCGGCGGCCAATCGAGCCTACGAGGACAACGACCTGATGAGCTTTCTGCTCTTCGACGGTGGCTATACCGGCCAGTTGCTAGATATGGGATACAGCGACGCTAAAGAATCACATGATGAATTATTAACTTTCTTCCAAGATTGA
- a CDS encoding GGDEF domain-containing protein, whose translation MSDHENNDAYPSNSPPDQSAELVEPSETTMIVNADMLRQAREGLGERDQAYLIIISGQHVGRPHKVGDEPMTMGRSPQVDVQLNDVGVSRKHARIERRGDYVFVRDLKSANGTYVNGELVTHDYQLKDGDKITLGSTTILKFTYHDRLDVSFSNDMLHAAQHDGLTGAYNKKYLLEHLAAEMSFALRHGTHLSMLMFDVDHFKKTNDTFGHLAGDYVLAQLARLSAESVRDEDVFARYGGEEFAIVCRGIGLQQCAKLGNRLRIKIERHTFEYKGRVIPVTISLGVSGIPAVNAATPQDLIAAADAALYAAKNAGRNCLMIKGS comes from the coding sequence ATGTCTGATCACGAAAATAATGACGCCTACCCTTCCAACAGCCCTCCAGACCAGTCCGCTGAGTTGGTAGAGCCGTCGGAAACAACAATGATCGTCAACGCCGATATGCTTCGCCAGGCGCGCGAAGGCCTCGGCGAGCGCGATCAGGCCTATTTGATCATTATTTCGGGCCAGCATGTTGGACGACCGCATAAAGTCGGCGATGAGCCGATGACGATGGGCCGCTCCCCCCAGGTCGACGTCCAGCTCAACGACGTCGGCGTCTCGCGCAAGCACGCCCGCATCGAGCGCCGCGGTGATTATGTCTTCGTGCGCGACCTCAAGAGCGCCAACGGCACCTACGTCAACGGCGAGCTGGTGACCCACGACTATCAACTCAAGGACGGCGACAAGATTACCCTGGGCAGCACCACAATCCTGAAGTTCACCTACCACGACCGCCTCGACGTCAGCTTCTCCAACGATATGCTCCACGCCGCCCAGCACGACGGGCTGACCGGCGCGTATAATAAGAAATATTTGCTCGAGCATCTGGCCGCCGAGATGTCCTTCGCGCTGCGCCACGGCACGCACCTGAGCATGCTGATGTTCGACGTCGACCATTTCAAGAAGACCAACGACACCTTCGGCCACCTCGCCGGCGACTATGTGCTGGCCCAACTCGCCCGCCTGAGCGCCGAGTCTGTGCGCGACGAAGACGTCTTCGCCCGCTACGGCGGCGAGGAATTCGCCATCGTCTGCCGCGGCATCGGCCTGCAGCAATGCGCCAAACTCGGCAACCGCCTGCGCATCAAGATCGAGCGCCACACCTTCGAGTATAAAGGCCGCGTCATCCCGGTCACCATCAGCCTGGGCGTCTCGGGAATCCCCGCGGTCAACGCCGCCACCCCCCAGGACCTCATCGCCGCCGCCGACGCCGCGCTTTATGCCGCCAAGAACGCGGGCCGAAATTGCCTGATGATCAAGGGCTCCTGA
- a CDS encoding alpha/beta hydrolase, which yields MTRFSVGTISILGVAGGVVLALSACSSDAQMEPQEQGDAVVRALWSPSERVLPTPTDLARDTQTGRLALATDAQMSPAQREFNLYLNHLDGYPLGSTLKIPMSGEVFVPELGGAFFAFDAESHRRLDVAVSFDAETRMIEAAPTGGVEDGLQPGRRYVFGLRGYEGGLRGAAGEPVVADDLFYLLRSTSPIDAQLDAIPGESEEERLAAAQQLSALQQGFAPLIEQATRAAGFGRDELAVLAEFTTSDKSTVVFDPSSGEIPQPNQLLIDASTGLIDLPIAADDPAETRHIKEVLSAYDGFSISGALVLKSTHPVARDTVLNPASVRLFERREDGSFEEITDLERGVLDDEKTFWIRPRLTLKADTDYIYLTTGALKDTRGEPLSAQPVGAMLRSKAALTDAQSGASQLSVIDDATAQTLEPVRQRSEALLDMLQGESVMRQEMGAAVPFHTQSAAELLMARRAELYTRDVSTELMNVEVASPLARGLWLSMPLVRTIVSGELYTLDGLDPRTRRAYADGRAEERRTSFVLTIPTGVEKGEPIPVVLFGHGLMTSRELTYLIANKLAGAGYAVFSLDLPYHGDRAVCLADTDCRGNASCDEVGQCKKADGSEGEVARIRAPFVDAEFPISTGFAFIEVDNLVGTRDHFGQALLDLMQGYRVIKHADWAASAEGYTLAGDDVVYLGMSLGGILGANMAALEPGIQDFVLNVPGAGFLSLIENSDAFVSIFNNALVERGAPRGSDAYFRFSNIMRWLLDPVDPLNIAHHATQEPLRYVDPQDGQTKTMPPKRVLIQMAKNDGVVPNISTQILAERMGLAISTYDPSVSNHGFFFDPTSLSGYAARQEMVDFFDARE from the coding sequence ATGACGCGTTTTTCAGTCGGTACCATATCTATCCTTGGGGTCGCTGGCGGCGTCGTTTTGGCGCTGTCGGCCTGCAGCTCCGATGCTCAGATGGAGCCGCAAGAGCAGGGGGATGCGGTGGTTCGCGCGCTCTGGAGTCCGAGCGAGAGGGTGCTGCCTACGCCCACCGATCTGGCCCGTGACACCCAAACCGGGCGCCTCGCCCTGGCGACCGACGCGCAGATGTCGCCGGCGCAGCGCGAATTTAACCTCTATCTCAATCACCTCGATGGCTATCCGCTCGGCTCGACCCTCAAGATCCCAATGTCTGGCGAGGTATTTGTGCCCGAGCTTGGCGGGGCGTTCTTTGCGTTCGATGCCGAGAGCCACCGGCGCCTCGATGTGGCGGTGAGTTTCGACGCCGAGACACGGATGATTGAGGCTGCGCCCACCGGCGGGGTCGAGGATGGACTGCAGCCGGGACGAAGGTATGTCTTCGGTCTGCGCGGGTATGAGGGTGGGTTGCGCGGGGCGGCGGGCGAGCCGGTGGTCGCCGATGACCTATTCTATTTGCTGCGCTCGACCTCGCCCATCGACGCGCAGCTCGACGCGATACCCGGCGAGAGTGAGGAGGAGCGGCTGGCGGCAGCGCAGCAATTGAGCGCGCTTCAGCAGGGCTTTGCCCCGCTTATCGAGCAGGCGACCCGCGCGGCCGGCTTCGGGCGCGACGAGCTCGCGGTGCTCGCCGAGTTCACGACGAGCGACAAATCGACCGTGGTTTTTGACCCCAGCTCCGGTGAGATTCCCCAGCCAAATCAGTTGCTTATCGACGCGTCGACGGGGCTCATCGATCTGCCGATCGCCGCCGATGACCCGGCCGAAACCCGCCATATTAAGGAGGTGTTGTCGGCCTATGATGGGTTCTCGATCTCGGGCGCGTTGGTGCTAAAGAGCACGCATCCGGTGGCCCGCGACACGGTGTTGAACCCGGCGAGCGTGCGACTTTTTGAGCGGCGCGAAGACGGCAGCTTCGAGGAGATCACCGATCTTGAGCGCGGCGTCCTCGACGACGAGAAGACCTTCTGGATTCGCCCGCGCCTGACGCTGAAGGCCGACACCGACTATATTTATCTGACCACCGGCGCGCTCAAAGATACGCGCGGTGAGCCGCTGAGCGCCCAGCCGGTCGGGGCGATGCTGCGCTCGAAGGCGGCGCTGACGGACGCGCAGAGCGGCGCGAGTCAGCTCTCGGTCATCGACGACGCAACCGCGCAGACGCTGGAGCCGGTGCGCCAGCGGAGCGAGGCGCTGCTCGACATGCTGCAGGGCGAGTCGGTGATGCGCCAGGAGATGGGCGCCGCGGTGCCTTTCCACACCCAGTCGGCCGCCGAGCTTCTGATGGCGCGCCGCGCCGAGCTCTACACCCGCGACGTCAGCACCGAGCTGATGAACGTCGAAGTCGCCTCGCCGCTGGCCCGGGGGCTGTGGCTGTCGATGCCGCTGGTGCGCACGATCGTGAGCGGGGAGCTCTATACCCTCGATGGGCTCGACCCGCGCACGCGCCGGGCCTATGCCGACGGTCGGGCCGAAGAGCGCCGGACGTCTTTTGTGCTCACCATTCCGACCGGGGTCGAAAAAGGCGAGCCGATTCCGGTGGTCTTATTCGGCCACGGGCTGATGACGAGCCGCGAGCTGACCTATCTTATCGCCAATAAATTGGCGGGCGCGGGTTACGCGGTGTTTTCGCTGGATCTGCCCTATCATGGGGACCGCGCGGTCTGTCTGGCGGACACGGATTGTAGGGGGAATGCGTCCTGCGATGAGGTCGGCCAGTGCAAAAAGGCGGACGGCAGTGAGGGCGAAGTCGCGCGGATTCGCGCGCCGTTTGTGGACGCGGAGTTTCCCATTTCGACCGGTTTTGCCTTCATCGAGGTCGATAATCTGGTGGGGACGCGCGACCACTTCGGCCAGGCGTTGCTGGACTTGATGCAGGGCTACCGCGTGATTAAGCACGCCGATTGGGCGGCGAGCGCCGAGGGGTACACCCTCGCCGGCGACGACGTCGTGTATTTGGGCATGAGCCTGGGCGGGATTCTCGGGGCGAATATGGCGGCGCTGGAGCCGGGGATTCAGGACTTCGTGCTCAACGTGCCGGGCGCCGGATTCTTATCGCTGATCGAGAATTCCGACGCCTTTGTGAGCATCTTTAACAACGCGCTCGTCGAGCGCGGCGCGCCGCGCGGCAGCGACGCGTATTTCAGGTTCTCCAATATAATGCGCTGGTTGCTCGACCCGGTGGACCCGCTCAATATTGCCCATCACGCCACGCAGGAACCGCTGCGTTATGTCGACCCGCAGGACGGTCAGACCAAGACGATGCCTCCCAAGCGTGTGCTGATTCAGATGGCCAAAAACGACGGGGTGGTGCCGAATATCTCGACCCAAATACTCGCCGAGCGCATGGGCCTAGCGATCTCGACCTACGATCCGTCAGTCTCGAATCACGGGTTCTTCTTCGACCCGACTTCGCTATCGGGCTACGCGGCGCGCCAGGAAATGGTCGACTTCTTTGATGCCCGCGAATAG
- a CDS encoding putative metal-binding motif-containing protein — protein MTDYRRSTKYAAFALSLAFIAAGLGACSDDDAAGKNGVVCEADELYDQLNDTCVSRDNAVEEDAGFSDTDEQGDISGDPDATGDVDEEDVIDMAECDKDNDGALSIDCGGMDCDDNNPAVSPFLNEVCDNLDNNCSGTVNGGIECTFYAHTRDALYKVDPFAKTLSKVSDVPGLQDIDTHPDGTLFGIKHDGVYRYDSWGDYWIKQGSFGRDIGDSNGLAIDQEGTAYITSDDKIYSANLMSGRATFVGQTGNFKSSGDCVVDKGNTLYMTSKEEDQMDTLVELSKDTGAGTPVGEMGAIGFEKVYSLTAAWGTLYGLNSNGQLIEINQRDGTGSLIHTFPDKSFWGAASTPNR, from the coding sequence ATGACAGACTATCGCCGCTCGACGAAGTACGCCGCTTTCGCCTTATCCCTTGCGTTCATCGCAGCCGGACTCGGAGCCTGCTCCGACGACGACGCCGCTGGTAAAAACGGCGTCGTCTGCGAGGCCGATGAGCTCTACGACCAGCTCAACGACACCTGCGTGAGCCGTGATAACGCGGTCGAAGAAGACGCCGGCTTTAGCGACACCGACGAGCAAGGCGACATCTCGGGCGACCCGGACGCGACCGGAGACGTCGATGAAGAAGACGTCATCGATATGGCCGAGTGCGACAAGGACAATGACGGCGCCCTCTCCATCGACTGCGGCGGCATGGACTGCGACGACAATAACCCCGCCGTCTCGCCCTTCCTCAACGAGGTCTGCGATAACCTCGACAATAACTGCAGCGGCACCGTCAACGGCGGCATCGAGTGCACCTTTTACGCCCACACCCGCGACGCGCTCTATAAGGTCGACCCCTTCGCCAAAACCCTGAGCAAGGTCAGCGACGTCCCGGGCCTGCAGGATATCGACACCCACCCCGACGGCACCCTCTTCGGCATCAAGCACGATGGCGTCTATCGCTACGATAGCTGGGGCGACTATTGGATCAAACAGGGCAGCTTCGGCCGAGACATCGGCGACTCCAACGGACTGGCCATCGACCAGGAAGGCACCGCGTATATCACCTCCGACGACAAGATCTATAGCGCCAACCTGATGAGCGGGCGCGCCACCTTCGTGGGCCAAACGGGCAATTTCAAATCGAGCGGCGATTGCGTGGTCGACAAGGGCAACACCCTCTATATGACCTCGAAAGAAGAGGACCAGATGGACACGCTGGTCGAGCTGTCCAAGGACACCGGCGCGGGCACCCCGGTCGGCGAAATGGGCGCCATCGGCTTCGAGAAGGTCTACTCGCTCACCGCCGCATGGGGCACGCTCTACGGGCTCAATAGCAACGGGCAGCTCATCGAGATCAACCAGAGAGACGGCACCGGCAGCCTGATTCACACCTTCCCGGACAAGAGCTTCTGGGGCGCGGCGAGTACGCCGAACCGCTAA
- a CDS encoding ATP-grasp domain-containing protein: MSQELAANRVFGPGSAIGIVGSGPQARMSAMAAASLGYRVHLLSSGPHTPAAQVCAHPMVGDWRDERVLEAFASSVDLLLFAGEDAERQAGDAERLEHLAALRALHPSVGLLNQTRGGEGLQRALKAVGVGLAQQNGQAYRDEISVLVARNADGQIAIYDPALTHRIEGMLDTTQVPAPLESQVSERAIQIARSLARELDLVGLLAVEMAVDEDAQLWVRRLVPRASAAGYWTLSVCLTDQFEQWIRAVCNLPLGSPRRHSDANAQSLIGPIGHRWAQVLREDPEAQLFLYGDPQPTPGSESGHITRLFLRSAPDYSFLGAR; the protein is encoded by the coding sequence ATGAGCCAGGAGCTAGCAGCCAATCGGGTGTTCGGGCCGGGGAGCGCCATCGGGATCGTCGGCTCGGGGCCGCAGGCCAGGATGAGCGCGATGGCGGCGGCGTCGCTGGGGTATCGGGTGCATCTCTTGAGCTCGGGGCCCCATACTCCGGCCGCCCAGGTCTGCGCGCACCCGATGGTGGGGGATTGGCGAGACGAGCGGGTGCTGGAGGCATTCGCCAGCTCGGTGGACCTGCTGCTCTTTGCGGGGGAGGACGCCGAGCGCCAGGCCGGCGACGCCGAGCGCCTTGAGCATCTGGCGGCGCTGCGCGCGCTGCACCCCAGCGTGGGGCTGCTCAATCAAACCCGGGGCGGCGAGGGGCTGCAGCGGGCGCTTAAAGCGGTGGGGGTGGGCTTGGCGCAGCAGAACGGGCAGGCGTATCGCGACGAGATCTCGGTGCTCGTGGCGCGAAACGCCGACGGCCAAATCGCGATCTATGACCCGGCGTTGACCCATCGCATCGAGGGGATGCTCGACACCACGCAGGTGCCGGCGCCGCTGGAGTCGCAGGTCAGCGAGCGGGCGATCCAGATCGCGCGCTCGCTGGCCAGGGAGCTCGATTTGGTCGGGCTGCTCGCCGTGGAGATGGCGGTCGACGAGGACGCGCAGCTCTGGGTGCGCCGGCTCGTCCCGCGGGCGTCTGCCGCCGGATATTGGACGCTAAGCGTGTGCTTGACCGATCAATTCGAGCAATGGATCCGCGCGGTCTGCAACCTCCCGCTGGGCTCGCCAAGGCGTCACTCGGACGCGAACGCCCAGAGCCTGATCGGGCCGATCGGGCACCGCTGGGCGCAGGTGCTGCGCGAAGATCCCGAGGCCCAGCTCTTCCTCTACGGCGACCCGCAGCCCACGCCCGGCAGCGAGAGCGGGCATATCACCCGCCTCTTTTTGCGCTCGGCGCCCGACTATAGTTTTTTGGGGGCGAGGTAG